A DNA window from Actinomadura luzonensis contains the following coding sequences:
- a CDS encoding winged helix DNA-binding domain-containing protein — MRITARQRRARLGVRHRLTVKAATPEEAAASVVALHGTDPPTVFLSAGARLAAPGPGPVERALYDDRTLVRMTGMRRTVFVVPAGLVPVVHWSTMAPVARRERRSLLKTFAEGGWDETRVAAAEEAVLRALAEAGEADAAELGALVPELREQVKVAAGKPYEAMVSLGSRLLPLMAMDGRLVRGRRAAGTWVSGRHLWGLAAELPVLTPAEAQAELARRWLAAFGPGTEADFTWWTGWTRTDARKALAAAGAVEVELDEGPGLVLPGDLAETPEPESWAALLPALDPTPMGWQARDWYLPAGHRAALFDRNGNVGPTVWWDGRVVGGWAQRPDGEPVWRLLEDVGAEGRAAIEAEAAGLAAWLGGVRVTPRFRTPLERELSAP; from the coding sequence ATGCGGATCACGGCACGGCAGCGGCGGGCGCGGCTCGGCGTGCGGCACCGGCTGACGGTCAAGGCGGCCACGCCGGAGGAGGCGGCGGCGTCCGTGGTGGCGCTGCACGGCACCGACCCGCCGACGGTGTTCCTGTCGGCGGGCGCGCGGCTGGCCGCGCCCGGCCCCGGGCCGGTGGAGCGGGCCCTGTACGACGACCGCACGCTGGTGCGGATGACGGGCATGCGGCGGACGGTGTTCGTGGTCCCGGCCGGGCTGGTGCCGGTGGTGCACTGGTCCACGATGGCCCCCGTGGCGCGCCGGGAGCGGCGCTCGCTGCTGAAGACGTTCGCCGAGGGCGGCTGGGACGAGACGCGGGTCGCGGCGGCCGAGGAGGCGGTGCTGCGCGCGCTGGCCGAGGCGGGCGAGGCGGACGCCGCCGAGCTGGGCGCGCTGGTGCCGGAGCTGCGCGAGCAGGTGAAGGTGGCGGCGGGCAAGCCGTACGAGGCGATGGTGAGCCTGGGCTCGCGGCTGCTGCCGCTGATGGCCATGGACGGGCGGCTGGTCAGGGGCCGCCGGGCGGCCGGCACCTGGGTCAGCGGCCGGCACCTGTGGGGCCTGGCGGCCGAGCTGCCCGTCCTGACGCCGGCGGAGGCTCAGGCGGAGCTGGCGCGGCGGTGGCTGGCGGCGTTCGGCCCGGGCACGGAGGCCGACTTCACGTGGTGGACCGGCTGGACGCGGACCGACGCGCGCAAGGCGCTGGCCGCCGCCGGCGCGGTGGAGGTGGAGCTGGACGAGGGCCCCGGCCTGGTGCTGCCCGGCGACCTGGCGGAGACGCCCGAGCCAGAGTCGTGGGCGGCGCTGCTGCCCGCGCTCGACCCGACGCCGATGGGCTGGCAGGCCCGCGACTGGTACCTGCCGGCCGGGCACCGGGCGGCGCTGTTCGACCGCAACGGCAACGTGGGCCCGACCGTCTGGTGGGACGGCCGGGTGGTGGGCGGCTGGGCGCAGCGGCCGGACGGCGAGCCGGTGTGGCGGCTGCTGGAGGACGTCGGCGCGGAGGGGCGGGCGGCGATCGAGGCCGAGGCGGCCGGGCTGGCCGCCTGGCTCGGCGGGGTCCGCGTCACCCCGCGGTTCCGCACCCCGCTGGAGCGCGAGCTGTCCGCCCCGTGA
- a CDS encoding glycerate kinase, with product MAPDKFKGSLTAAEVAARVTAGLGVPTVELPVADGGDGTVDAAVACGFERVTTEVTGPTGEPVTASYAWHPEDATAVVELAEASGLRRLPAGPEPLTATSRGTGELIAHAVRRGARRVVLGLGGSACTDGGAGMAQALGARLLDADGAELPPGGAALRQLDRIDVTGFLDVAGVAFVVASDVDNPLLGPHGAAAVYGPQKGATPEDVKILEAGLTRLAAVATRTHGLMGAVEHDDIVRAMGVAGAPGAGAAGGVGFAALAFLHAEIRPGIDHLLGLLGFGAAAAGARLVITGEGSLDEQSLRGKAPVGVAQAAARAGVPVVAVCGRRALSDAELKAAGIEAAYALTDLEPDPARCMAEAGPLLERLAARVAADRHLTA from the coding sequence GTGGCCCCTGACAAGTTCAAGGGATCGCTGACGGCGGCCGAGGTCGCGGCGCGGGTCACGGCCGGGCTCGGCGTGCCCACGGTGGAGCTGCCGGTGGCCGACGGCGGCGACGGCACCGTGGACGCCGCCGTGGCCTGCGGGTTCGAACGGGTCACGACCGAGGTGACCGGGCCGACCGGCGAGCCCGTGACCGCCTCCTACGCCTGGCACCCGGAGGACGCCACCGCCGTGGTCGAGCTGGCCGAGGCGTCCGGGCTGCGCCGGCTCCCGGCCGGGCCCGAGCCGCTGACCGCCACCAGCCGCGGCACCGGCGAGCTGATCGCGCACGCGGTGCGGCGCGGCGCCAGGCGCGTGGTGCTGGGGCTGGGCGGCAGCGCCTGCACCGACGGGGGAGCGGGCATGGCGCAGGCGCTCGGCGCCCGGCTGCTGGACGCGGACGGCGCCGAGCTGCCGCCGGGCGGGGCCGCGCTGCGGCAGCTCGACCGCATCGACGTCACCGGCTTCCTCGACGTCGCCGGCGTCGCGTTCGTGGTCGCGAGCGACGTGGACAACCCGCTGCTCGGCCCGCACGGCGCCGCCGCCGTCTACGGCCCGCAGAAGGGCGCCACCCCCGAGGACGTGAAGATCCTGGAGGCGGGGCTGACCCGGCTGGCCGCCGTCGCCACCCGCACCCACGGCCTGATGGGCGCGGTCGAGCACGACGACATCGTCCGGGCCATGGGGGTCGCCGGGGCGCCGGGGGCGGGCGCGGCCGGCGGCGTCGGCTTCGCGGCGCTGGCGTTCCTGCACGCCGAGATCCGCCCCGGCATCGACCACCTGCTCGGGCTGCTCGGCTTCGGCGCGGCGGCGGCGGGCGCGCGGCTCGTCATCACCGGCGAGGGCTCCCTGGACGAGCAGTCGCTGCGCGGCAAGGCCCCCGTCGGGGTCGCGCAGGCCGCGGCCAGGGCCGGGGTGCCGGTCGTGGCCGTGTGCGGGCGGCGCGCGCTCTCCGACGCCGAGCTGAAGGCCGCCGGGATCGAGGCCGCCTACGCCCTCACCGACCTGGAGCCCGACCCGGCGCGGTGCATGGCCGAGGCCGGGCCGCTGCTGGAACGCCTGGCCGCCCGCGTCGCCGCCGACCGCCACCTCACCGCCTGA
- the allB gene encoding allantoinase AllB yields MTQLDLVVRSRRTVTPEGERPAAVAVRGERVEALHAYDAPLDAAEDVDLRDLALLPGLVDTHVHVNEPGRTHWEGFASATRAAAAGGVTTIVDMPLNSLPPTVSVAALEAKLAAARGQCHVDVGFWGGAVPGNVKDLAPLRERGVLGFKCFMSPSGVEEFPPLEGGELRRALEEVAGFGGLMVVHAEDPALLAEPAGPGYPEFLASRPGEAERSAVRRLVELSRETGARVHVLHVSSAACLDVLAAARADGVPVTAETCPHYLTLAAEQVPEGATAFKCCPPIRSAANRDLLWEGLAGGVLSCVVSDHSPSTADLKVPDFAAAWGGIASLQLGLAAVWTEAARRGHRLADVARWMAAAPAALAGLPGKGAIAPGNDADLVAFDPAADNPVDAARLHHKNPVTPYHGRVLKGAVLTTWLRGRPVDGVPHGRFLLGEQ; encoded by the coding sequence ATGACGCAGCTCGACCTCGTGGTCCGCTCCCGCCGGACCGTCACGCCCGAAGGGGAGCGGCCCGCCGCGGTGGCCGTGCGCGGCGAGCGCGTCGAGGCCCTGCACGCCTACGACGCGCCCCTCGACGCCGCCGAGGACGTCGACCTCCGCGACCTGGCGCTGCTGCCCGGCCTGGTGGACACGCACGTCCACGTCAACGAGCCCGGCCGCACGCACTGGGAGGGGTTCGCCTCGGCGACCAGGGCCGCCGCGGCGGGCGGCGTCACCACCATCGTCGACATGCCGCTCAACTCGCTGCCGCCCACGGTCAGCGTGGCCGCGCTGGAGGCCAAGCTGGCCGCGGCGCGCGGGCAGTGCCACGTGGACGTCGGGTTCTGGGGCGGGGCGGTGCCGGGCAACGTCAAGGACCTGGCGCCGCTGCGCGAGCGCGGCGTGCTCGGCTTCAAGTGCTTCATGTCGCCGTCCGGGGTCGAGGAGTTCCCGCCGCTGGAGGGCGGCGAGCTGCGGCGGGCGCTGGAGGAGGTGGCCGGGTTCGGCGGGCTCATGGTGGTGCACGCCGAGGACCCGGCGCTGCTGGCCGAGCCGGCCGGGCCGGGCTACCCGGAGTTCCTGGCCTCGCGGCCCGGGGAGGCCGAGCGCAGCGCCGTGCGGCGGCTGGTCGAGCTGTCCAGGGAGACCGGCGCGCGGGTGCACGTCCTGCACGTCTCCAGCGCCGCCTGCCTGGACGTGCTGGCGGCCGCGCGGGCGGACGGGGTGCCGGTCACCGCCGAGACCTGCCCCCATTACCTGACGCTGGCGGCCGAGCAGGTGCCCGAGGGGGCGACGGCGTTCAAGTGCTGCCCGCCGATCCGCTCCGCCGCCAACCGCGACCTGCTGTGGGAGGGGCTGGCCGGCGGGGTGCTGAGCTGCGTGGTGTCGGACCACTCACCCTCCACCGCCGACCTCAAGGTGCCCGACTTCGCCGCCGCCTGGGGCGGCATCGCCTCGTTGCAGCTCGGGCTGGCCGCGGTCTGGACGGAGGCCGCCCGCCGGGGCCACCGGCTGGCCGACGTGGCGCGGTGGATGGCCGCCGCCCCCGCCGCGCTCGCGGGCCTGCCCGGCAAGGGCGCGATCGCGCCGGGCAACGACGCCGACCTCGTCGCCTTCGACCCGGCCGCCGACAACCCCGTGGACGCCGCCCGTCTGCACCACAAGAACCCCGTCACGCCGTACCACGGGCGCGTGCTCAAGGGCGCGGTGCTCACCACGTGGCTGCGCGGCCGGCCCGTGGACGGCGTGCCGCACGGCCGATTCCTGTTGGGAGAGCAGTAG
- the alc gene encoding allantoicase, whose product MTRFTELPDLALRTHGGAVVAASDESFAEKESLIRPGRPGFRAGTFGPKGQVYDGWETRRRRAPGHDWALVRLGVPGVIRGVVVDTAWFTGNYPPHARVEAACVEGHPSPEELLAADWAEIVPRSELKGDAEHLFPVAGGERRTHVRLSIFPDGGVARLRVHGEPRPDLTPYDGLGLDLAALASGGLVTACSDGFYSAPHNVIAPGLARHQAEGWETARRRDGGNDWLVIRLAGRGVLRLAEIDTTNLIFNAPAAVTLTGFDGEPGAAAPVELLPRTRLQPDTPHRFRLGAAAGVPVTHVRVDIHPDGGLARVRLHGHLTP is encoded by the coding sequence ATGACCCGCTTCACCGAGCTGCCCGACCTCGCGCTGCGTACCCACGGCGGGGCGGTGGTGGCCGCCAGCGACGAGTCGTTCGCCGAGAAGGAGAGCCTGATCCGGCCCGGCCGGCCCGGCTTCCGCGCCGGCACGTTCGGGCCCAAGGGGCAGGTCTACGACGGCTGGGAGACCCGGCGGCGGCGCGCGCCCGGCCACGACTGGGCGCTGGTGCGGCTCGGGGTGCCGGGCGTGATCCGCGGGGTGGTCGTCGACACCGCCTGGTTCACCGGCAACTACCCGCCGCACGCCCGGGTCGAGGCGGCCTGCGTCGAGGGCCACCCGTCCCCGGAGGAGCTGCTGGCCGCCGACTGGGCGGAGATCGTGCCGAGGTCGGAGCTGAAGGGCGACGCCGAGCACCTCTTCCCCGTCGCCGGCGGTGAGCGCCGCACGCACGTGCGGCTCAGCATCTTCCCGGACGGCGGCGTCGCCCGGCTGCGCGTGCACGGCGAGCCCCGCCCCGACCTGACCCCGTACGACGGGCTCGGCCTCGACCTGGCCGCGCTCGCCAGCGGCGGGCTGGTCACCGCCTGCTCCGACGGCTTCTACTCCGCCCCGCACAACGTCATCGCCCCCGGCCTGGCCCGCCACCAGGCGGAGGGCTGGGAGACGGCGCGGCGGCGCGACGGCGGCAACGACTGGCTGGTCATCCGCCTGGCCGGGCGCGGCGTGCTCCGCCTGGCCGAGATCGACACCACGAATCTGATCTTCAACGCCCCGGCCGCGGTCACCCTCACCGGCTTCGACGGCGAGCCCGGCGCCGCCGCCCCGGTGGAGCTGCTGCCGCGCACCCGCCTGCAGCCCGACACGCCGCACCGCTTCCGCCTCGGCGCCGCCGCCGGCGTGCCGGTCACGCACGTCCGGGTGGACATCCACCCGGACGGCGGCCTGGCCAGGGTCCGCCTCCACGGCCACCTGACGCCCTGA
- the pknB gene encoding Stk1 family PASTA domain-containing Ser/Thr kinase, protein MDTTTADPLVGRLLDGRYRIESRIARGGMATVYLALDVRLDRTVALKVMHRSLAEDPAFVRRFIGEAKSVASLSHPNVVHVFDQGTDNDVVYLSMEYVPGRTLRDVLRERGRLPAREALEILIPVLAALGAAHQAGMVHRDVKPENVLMTDDGRVKVVDFGLAKAIEATNQTRTGVMIGTIGYMAPEQVLTGAADVRSDVYAAGIMLFELVTGQQPYDGETPMSVAYRHVHDTVPAPSSLTPDVPPLIDTLVAQATAREPQDRPKDATALLVAAVDAHRMLPRTTIPPLSHARPYGPMRGSGAMSAPVTGSMAAPAAASLPGPAPVPMAGSMAGSMAGSAPGLRPQPPSQPNDRTAVHAAPSVPQVAPAHTLVQPRAEVPGRRRRGFRPNWFLVALAAFMVVAIGLTGWFFAQPDYVHVPDLVGKSMALAQQDAAKGGFKIRTGQGQYDEKTAEGLVLSTDPLAGTEVEQGATITLTPSLGPKRVVVPNVTGMNGNDARAAIAKEGLTVGSVKRLPNTEVERDKVIRTSPQVGEKVKEGARISIFVSAGLVMPDVGGMPKDEAAGYLGQQGFSVQVQEIDDDAEPCTVIAQVPKAKSEVDRGAQVTVTVARCQTDFWDWFGRGDNQARDDQQFALVPQVIGKNVEDARRELAALGFRVEVHRLGNRGVVQFQRPLPSSERPPGSTVHLWQ, encoded by the coding sequence GTGGATACGACGACTGCGGACCCTCTGGTCGGGCGGCTCCTCGATGGACGCTATCGCATCGAGAGCCGGATCGCCCGGGGCGGTATGGCGACCGTCTACCTGGCGCTCGACGTGCGGCTCGACCGCACGGTGGCGCTGAAGGTCATGCACCGCTCGCTCGCCGAGGACCCCGCGTTCGTCAGGCGGTTCATCGGCGAGGCGAAGTCGGTGGCCAGTCTCTCCCACCCCAATGTCGTGCACGTCTTCGACCAGGGCACCGACAACGACGTCGTCTACCTGTCGATGGAGTACGTGCCGGGCCGCACGCTCCGCGACGTGCTGCGCGAGCGCGGCCGGCTGCCCGCCCGCGAGGCGCTGGAGATCCTCATCCCGGTGCTGGCCGCGCTCGGCGCCGCCCACCAGGCCGGCATGGTGCACCGCGACGTCAAGCCCGAGAACGTGCTGATGACCGACGACGGCCGGGTCAAGGTCGTGGACTTCGGCCTGGCCAAGGCCATCGAGGCGACGAACCAGACGCGCACCGGCGTGATGATCGGCACGATCGGCTACATGGCGCCCGAGCAGGTGCTCACGGGCGCGGCCGACGTGCGCAGCGACGTCTACGCGGCCGGCATCATGCTGTTCGAGCTGGTGACCGGGCAGCAGCCCTACGACGGCGAGACGCCCATGTCGGTCGCCTACCGGCACGTCCACGACACCGTGCCGGCGCCGTCGTCGCTGACGCCCGACGTGCCGCCGCTGATCGACACGCTCGTGGCGCAGGCCACGGCGCGCGAGCCCCAGGACCGCCCGAAGGACGCGACGGCGCTGCTGGTGGCGGCCGTGGACGCGCACCGCATGCTGCCGCGCACCACGATCCCGCCGCTGTCGCACGCGCGGCCGTACGGGCCGATGCGCGGCTCCGGCGCGATGTCCGCGCCCGTCACCGGGTCGATGGCGGCCCCGGCGGCCGCTTCCCTGCCCGGCCCGGCGCCCGTGCCGATGGCCGGGTCGATGGCCGGGTCGATGGCCGGGTCCGCGCCCGGCCTGCGCCCGCAGCCGCCGTCCCAGCCGAACGACCGCACCGCCGTGCACGCCGCCCCCTCGGTGCCGCAGGTCGCGCCCGCGCACACGCTCGTCCAGCCGCGCGCCGAGGTCCCCGGCCGGCGGCGGCGCGGGTTCCGGCCCAACTGGTTCCTGGTGGCGCTGGCCGCCTTCATGGTGGTCGCCATCGGGCTGACCGGCTGGTTCTTCGCCCAGCCCGACTACGTGCACGTCCCCGACCTGGTGGGCAAGAGCATGGCGCTGGCCCAGCAGGACGCCGCCAAGGGCGGCTTCAAGATCAGGACCGGCCAGGGCCAGTACGACGAGAAGACCGCCGAGGGCCTGGTCCTGTCCACCGACCCGCTCGCCGGCACCGAGGTCGAGCAGGGCGCCACGATCACGTTGACGCCCTCGCTCGGCCCCAAGCGCGTGGTGGTGCCCAACGTCACCGGCATGAACGGCAACGACGCCCGCGCCGCGATCGCCAAGGAGGGCCTGACCGTCGGCTCGGTCAAGCGGCTGCCCAACACCGAGGTCGAGCGCGACAAGGTGATCCGCACCTCCCCGCAGGTGGGCGAGAAGGTCAAGGAGGGCGCGCGCATCTCGATCTTCGTCAGCGCCGGCCTGGTGATGCCGGACGTCGGCGGCATGCCGAAGGACGAGGCCGCCGGCTACCTCGGCCAGCAGGGCTTCTCGGTGCAGGTGCAGGAGATCGACGACGACGCCGAGCCGTGCACCGTCATCGCGCAGGTGCCGAAGGCGAAGTCCGAGGTCGACCGGGGCGCGCAGGTCACGGTCACGGTCGCGCGCTGCCAGACCGACTTCTGGGACTGGTTCGGCCGGGGCGACAACCAGGCCCGCGACGACCAGCAGTTCGCCCTGGTGCCGCAGGTGATCGGCAAGAACGTCGAGGACGCCAGGCGCGAGCTGGCCGCGCTGGGCTTCAGGGTGGAGGTCCACCGGCTGGGCAACCGCGGCGTGGTGCAGTTCCAGCGTCCGCTGCCGAGCAGCGAGCGCCCGCCGGGCAGCACCGTCCACCTCTGGCAGTGA
- a CDS encoding thiazole synthase: protein MDELIIAGEKFASRLIMGTGGAPSLEVLDQALAASGTELTTVAMRRLDPAARGSVLDVLRERGIKVLPNTAGCFTAGEAVLTARLAREALGTNWVKLEVIADERTLLPDPIETFDAAERLVADGFVVLPYIGDDPALARRLEQAGCAAVMPLGAPIGSGLGIRNPHNIELIVEAASVPVILDAGIGTASDAALAMELGCDAVLLATAVTRAQRPDLMAAAMKAAVSAGRLARQAGRIPRRRYAEASSPMTP from the coding sequence GTGGATGAGCTGATCATCGCCGGGGAGAAGTTCGCCTCCCGGCTCATCATGGGCACCGGCGGGGCGCCCTCGCTGGAGGTGCTCGACCAGGCGCTCGCGGCCTCGGGCACCGAGCTGACCACGGTCGCGATGCGGCGGCTCGACCCGGCGGCGCGCGGCTCGGTGCTGGACGTGCTGCGCGAGCGCGGCATCAAGGTGCTGCCGAACACGGCCGGCTGCTTCACCGCGGGCGAGGCCGTGCTGACGGCCCGGCTGGCCCGCGAGGCCCTGGGGACGAACTGGGTCAAGCTCGAGGTCATCGCCGACGAGCGGACGCTGCTGCCGGACCCGATCGAGACGTTCGACGCGGCCGAGCGGCTGGTCGCCGACGGGTTCGTGGTGCTGCCGTACATCGGCGACGACCCGGCGCTGGCCCGGCGGCTGGAGCAGGCCGGGTGCGCGGCGGTGATGCCGCTGGGCGCGCCGATCGGGTCGGGGCTCGGCATCCGCAACCCGCACAACATCGAGCTGATCGTCGAGGCCGCCTCGGTGCCGGTGATCCTCGACGCGGGCATCGGCACGGCGAGCGACGCCGCGCTGGCGATGGAGCTGGGCTGCGACGCGGTGCTGCTGGCCACGGCGGTCACCCGGGCGCAGCGGCCGGACCTGATGGCGGCGGCGATGAAGGCGGCGGTGTCGGCCGGGCGGCTGGCGCGGCAGGCCGGGCGCATCCCGCGCCGCCGCTACGCCGAGGCGTCCTCGCCCATGACCCCGTGA
- the thiS gene encoding sulfur carrier protein ThiS translates to MIVQINGAAHELADGTTVAQAVRALTTATTGVAVAVNDEVVTRGAWETTALRDSDRVEVLTAVQGG, encoded by the coding sequence ATGATTGTCCAGATCAACGGGGCCGCGCACGAGCTCGCCGACGGCACGACCGTGGCGCAGGCCGTACGGGCCCTGACCACGGCGACCACCGGGGTCGCCGTGGCCGTGAACGACGAGGTGGTCACGCGCGGCGCCTGGGAGACCACGGCGCTGCGCGACAGCGACCGCGTGGAGGTGCTGACGGCGGTGCAGGGTGGATGA
- the thiO gene encoding glycine oxidase ThiO, whose product MDANAGGAAAGLSTTTAGLSGAGGGLSGLTDVVVGGGVVGLSVAWRLARAGRRVAVVDPRPARGASHAAAGMLAPISEVTYTEAPLLRLGMASLRRWPAFAAELAADAGLPATGPGVDLRAEGTLDVAFGADDLAALDELAAFMDKLGLPVERLTGRECRRLEPMLAPSVRGGLLAAGDAWVDPRRVTAALLAALERLRVPLVRARATGLLREDDTGAEPPGAGRVVGVRLEEGAGPSEVRAGRVVLAAGAWSGGLAGVPVRPVKGQILRLRSPRPLLTRCVRGSVHGSSVYLVPRGDGELVVGATQEELGFDTRVTAGGLYELLRDARELVPGVTELELADVVAGLRPGTPDNLPVIGPGGAPGLVLATGHHRGGVLLAPLTAALVAGESGGEEAAELDALGALCSPARFHESGGVQEIA is encoded by the coding sequence ATGGACGCGAACGCAGGCGGCGCAGCCGCCGGGCTCTCCACTACGACCGCCGGGCTCTCCGGCGCGGGCGGCGGGCTCTCCGGGCTCACCGACGTGGTCGTGGGGGGCGGGGTCGTCGGGCTGTCCGTGGCGTGGCGGCTGGCGCGGGCCGGGCGGCGGGTGGCCGTGGTCGATCCGCGTCCGGCGCGCGGGGCCTCGCACGCGGCGGCCGGCATGCTGGCCCCGATCAGCGAGGTCACCTACACCGAGGCGCCGCTGCTGCGGCTCGGGATGGCGTCGCTGCGCCGCTGGCCGGCCTTCGCGGCCGAGCTGGCCGCCGACGCGGGCCTGCCCGCCACCGGGCCCGGGGTGGACCTGCGCGCGGAGGGGACCCTGGACGTGGCGTTCGGGGCCGACGACCTCGCGGCGCTGGACGAGCTGGCCGCGTTCATGGACAAGCTGGGGCTGCCGGTCGAGCGGCTGACCGGGCGCGAGTGCCGGCGGCTGGAGCCGATGCTGGCGCCGTCGGTGCGCGGCGGGCTGCTGGCGGCCGGTGACGCCTGGGTGGACCCGCGCCGGGTGACGGCGGCGCTGCTGGCCGCGCTGGAGCGGCTGCGGGTGCCGCTGGTCCGGGCCCGCGCCACCGGGCTGCTGCGCGAGGACGACACGGGAGCGGAGCCGCCGGGCGCGGGCAGGGTCGTCGGGGTGCGGCTGGAGGAGGGCGCGGGGCCGTCCGAGGTGCGGGCCGGGCGGGTGGTGCTCGCGGCCGGCGCCTGGAGCGGCGGCCTGGCCGGGGTCCCGGTGCGCCCGGTCAAGGGCCAGATCCTGCGCCTGCGCTCGCCGCGGCCGCTGCTCACCCGGTGCGTACGCGGCTCCGTCCACGGCTCGTCCGTCTACCTCGTCCCCCGGGGCGACGGCGAGCTGGTGGTCGGCGCCACCCAGGAGGAGCTGGGCTTCGACACCCGCGTGACGGCGGGCGGCCTGTACGAGCTGCTGCGCGACGCCAGGGAGCTGGTGCCCGGCGTCACCGAGCTGGAGCTGGCCGACGTGGTGGCGGGCCTGCGCCCGGGCACGCCCGACAACCTGCCGGTCATCGGCCCTGGAGGCGCGCCGGGGCTCGTCCTCGCCACCGGTCACCACCGGGGCGGCGTGCTGCTCGCGCCCCTCACGGCGGCCCTGGTCGCCGGGGAGAGCGGTGGCGAGGAGGCGGCCGAGCTGGACGCGCTGGGCGCGTTGTGCTCGCCCGCCAGGTTCCACGAGTCGGGGGGAGTTCAGGAGATCGCATGA
- a CDS encoding NAD(P)/FAD-dependent oxidoreductase, with protein sequence MNHVVVVGAGLAGVRTVEALRGRGFDGTITLVGRERHRPYDRPPLTKSVLLGESDTTFVDTDLAALRVAFRPGVSATALRPGAVETTEGELRYDGLVIATGADPVRLPGDGPQHVLRTLDDAHELRAALVPGARVAVIGAGWIGAEVATAARRAGCHVTVVEAGPAPLFTAVGAEIGARTERWYDGIDLRLDTMVHSVEEGGVELVGGEFLDAHVVVAGIGVRPAVEWLADADLDLHNGVVVDERLRASLPGTVAVGDCAAWWSRRFQARLRVEHWDTALNAPEVAAAALLGEDAVYDPVPYFWSEQFGHMVQYAGHHPAGERLLYRGGPEGKWSAVWLRADDTLAAVFAVDRPRDLVQGRRLIDAGARLHAERLVDPEVPLRDCVV encoded by the coding sequence GTGAACCATGTCGTGGTGGTGGGAGCGGGCCTGGCCGGCGTGCGCACGGTCGAGGCGCTGCGCGGGCGCGGATTCGACGGCACGATCACCCTGGTCGGACGGGAGCGCCACCGCCCCTACGACCGCCCGCCCCTGACGAAGAGCGTGCTGCTGGGCGAGTCCGACACCACCTTCGTCGACACCGACCTCGCCGCGCTGCGCGTCGCCTTCCGGCCCGGGGTGTCCGCCACCGCGCTGCGCCCGGGAGCCGTCGAGACGACCGAGGGCGAGCTGCGCTACGACGGCCTGGTCATCGCCACCGGCGCCGACCCGGTCAGGCTGCCCGGCGACGGCCCGCAACACGTCCTGCGCACCCTGGACGACGCCCACGAGCTGCGGGCCGCGCTGGTGCCCGGCGCCCGCGTCGCGGTCATCGGCGCGGGGTGGATCGGCGCCGAGGTGGCGACGGCCGCCCGCCGCGCCGGCTGCCACGTCACCGTCGTGGAGGCCGGGCCCGCGCCGCTCTTCACCGCCGTCGGCGCCGAGATCGGCGCCCGCACCGAACGCTGGTACGACGGCATCGACCTGCGCCTGGACACCATGGTCCACTCCGTCGAGGAGGGCGGCGTCGAGCTGGTCGGCGGCGAGTTCCTGGACGCGCACGTGGTCGTCGCCGGCATCGGCGTCCGCCCCGCCGTCGAGTGGCTCGCCGACGCCGACCTCGACCTGCACAACGGCGTCGTCGTGGACGAGCGGCTGCGCGCCTCGCTGCCCGGCACGGTCGCGGTGGGCGACTGCGCCGCCTGGTGGTCGCGCCGCTTCCAGGCCAGGCTCCGCGTCGAGCACTGGGACACCGCGCTCAACGCCCCCGAGGTCGCCGCCGCCGCCCTGCTCGGCGAGGACGCCGTCTACGACCCGGTGCCGTACTTCTGGTCCGAGCAGTTCGGGCACATGGTCCAGTACGCGGGCCACCACCCGGCCGGCGAGCGCCTGCTCTACCGCGGCGGCCCGGAGGGCAAGTGGTCGGCCGTCTGGCTGCGCGCCGACGACACCCTCGCCGCCGTCTTCGCCGTGGACCGCCCCCGGGACCTCGTCCAGGGCCGCCGGCTCATCGACGCGGGCGCCCGCCTCCACGCGGAACGCCTGGTAGATCCAGAAGTACCCCTACGGGATTGTGTTGTTTGA
- a CDS encoding Rv2175c family DNA-binding protein produces the protein MTLSVAQIDRETDQLVDEWLTLPEVARRLDLPMGRAKQLLKDHKLLGVRREGSGGPQVPAVFLDGKEVMKGLPGTLTVLQDAGYDDVESLRWLFTPDDSLPGSPIEAIRAGRHTEVKRRAQALAF, from the coding sequence GTGACGCTTTCTGTTGCACAGATCGACCGGGAGACCGACCAACTCGTCGACGAGTGGCTCACCCTCCCCGAAGTGGCCCGGCGCCTCGACCTTCCGATGGGGCGGGCCAAGCAACTCCTCAAGGACCACAAGCTCCTCGGCGTGCGCCGGGAGGGCAGTGGCGGGCCGCAGGTGCCCGCGGTGTTCCTCGACGGAAAGGAAGTGATGAAGGGCCTGCCGGGCACGCTGACCGTGCTGCAGGACGCCGGCTACGACGACGTCGAGTCCCTGCGCTGGCTCTTCACCCCCGACGACTCGCTGCCCGGCTCGCCCATCGAGGCGATCAGGGCCGGCCGTCACACCGAGGTCAAGCGGCGTGCCCAGGCCCTCGCTTTCTGA